The stretch of DNA TAATCAGATAGCAGGAATAGAGGGTCAGACAAAATGTATTGTACTTAACACATCATTTCCCACGTATTCCTCTGGAGTGTTTGGAATCGATGATTGTCACAACAAACATCCGTACTTATGTTATCACAAAAAATCAGGTAAATTCTTATTATTACTTATGTTATCAAGGAGAAACAGGTACATTCTTATCTGACACTTTCTGATATCAAAGAGAATCAGAAACATTGTTATTCTTACTTTTATTATACAAAGAGAATCAGGTACATTTTTATTCTTACTCTTTCTTATGTTATCAAAGAGAACTAAGTAATCTTTTTTCTTAATCTTATTTATGTTATCAAAGAAAACAGGTAATACTTATTCTTACGTATGTTATCAAAGAAAAATAGGTACAGTCTTATTCTTACGTATGTTATCAAAGAAAAATAGGTACATTCTTATTCTTACGTATGTTATCAAAGAGAAAAGGGTACATATTTATTCTTAGATATGTTATCAAAGGAAATAGGTACATTCGTATTCTTACACTTTCTGATATTATGAGAGAACCAGGTACATTGTTATTGTTTGACTTAACTGTGCTCATTTTCCTCTTTACAATTTAGTTTTTAAGAATTAATCTACAGTTAAGATGCAATAACCGAGGTGAACTATATCAATCTTATAATTTTTACGAAGATGTGGTTTACCAAGGCCTTAAACTTAGATACAATCCGTGTAAACTTAACgaaaacatgtattttgttttgtagtCAGTTCAGCTGTGAGATATAACAATGTTTCGTTGTTGTTTAACAGCGCCACCTATTTTGAGACTGTTGATTTACCTGACGAAACAGAGTGTGACAAGCAATGTCAATATTGGTACCGATGTGTAGGTTTCTTGTTTAACTTACAGAACAATAGCTGTCAAAAAATAATAGATAGTTCGGAAAACTTTGATGCCCTACCAGTTTTTAACGTATATGACGATCCAGATTCATTCAATTTCTTTGAAGTCAAATCTGGCAAGCGAGGTATGTAtgtctattttgattttttttaaacatttcacagagaagtaaattagttaaacacattatatacctatatatatagctatggATATAGTTTATATGTTTGAATATTACTTAATATCAGTAATCCAAACAAAAAGTAATCTAAATATCAACGTTTAATTTAGTTGaatcataaatacattttcttagcATATTTGCTCCGCTTGCAGAGTAACAAAAACTGGAAGTTTACCTGTTATAACTCTTACAAGTAGCCATTGTTCAAGTAACATCTTCAATTTTTGAATTCGGTGTAATACTTACAACAGTCGTCTGCGGATATGTTAGGTACCTATAGtacagtgattgtcgtttgttcatgtctgtcatattaaGTTGTAGtaaattgttttgtcaaaaactaGGCCTTTGGTTTTCTCAattctattgttttatatattttgttatgtcGCGGTCTTTTATTGCCAACTATATGGTATGGGTCTTTGTAATTGTGCTCTccaatcttaaaaaaaattgacattttaaaatgtCTTACGATGACAAAACGCACATGAATTATTTGAGCAGAATGTTACAACGGagaatgttttatattaaaaatgaaaataatagaaatgaaacaattatattattttatgCCTGAGTAATCAAATCTGGAAACTGATTTTGTATGGCTATTCGGTTGATGTTGATGACAAATTTTGCCTTTTCTATGTTTTTTGGTCATTGTTTGCGACATATCTTTGATTTCTGTTTAATGTATTCACTACTATAGACAAACGGAGAGATTTAATGGTTGATAAATATTATAAGGAACATTTGACTGTTGTTGGATACTGTATAAATATTTGCCCTTAAGatgtattttgttatattttggtCAATGGTTTGTCGTCTCATTGCTGACCAATTACTTCCAAATCCTATTCCCGTAATCAAGTCATGTCAGTATTCTTGGTTCAGAGTAGACTGACTGGATTTataataaatcttcaaaaattgttcgttaacaaattaagaaataaaattaactaAGGCTTCAACATAAAAGTTGATATTTGAACTTggcaatttttttatgtttttttttacagagctctTAATTTGCTTAGATTCTTATAAATCCCTGGCTTTAAAATGTTCGCTTTTATGCGCATGCGTTCCCGATGAAGGTATATGCAAAAAAGTGCTTCGAACGACATTTATACAGAAACgcattctaaaatattttttatttatttgtagcaTTTCTGGAGATATTACAGATAGCAAACAGTAGATCGAACGAGACATCAACAGTGTTTAGCTGTAAGAGTTCTTATTTATATCATGTAACTTCTGAGAAAGCATAAAATTAAGTCTTAATGTCTAGGTTTCAATACTCATCATTATTTTCAGTTGAGTTTTACTCTTAAATCCACTTACTTCTCCTCACATTGGAAGTATGCGTACGATACATTGTATCTATATATGATAACAAGCTTGCACGAGATCAAATCAATGCAAAAAAAAGTGAATGGttctaaaatgtatttataatcaatttttacaacaaaaaaagaaaacatttgataaatacaACTTAACTTATTGTAGGTATACCAACAGAGACAACAACGGACGGTTAGTGTTATGAAAGAACACATACATTTAGATACATAAGTATGGTAAACATAATATACGTATGAACATACAATAAACGAATGACGATTGATGAACACATGTatggtgaaaagtaaaatcacaaaaatactgaactctgaggaaaattcaaaacggaaagtcccttatcaaattgcaaagtcaaatgataaaacacatcgaAGAACtgaatttaaagatttttgtGTACATTAGTTGTAATGATCCCTCATTCCTGACTTGACACAGACATCTTCGAATGTAGAAAATCAGTACGGTGGATTGAACCTATAATGCGTATAAcgatatatataaatacaaacagGCACAATGAACAAGTATGTATGTATTTATACACTCTGATATTGAGAACGTATGATGCGAATGACGATTTATACACAGAAGTTCGCGAACAGTGAACATAATATGCTCATGACGACTTATACATACACGTGCACGGAGGTACACAGACAGTTTATGACATACAAATGTACTACAGCAAGTACGGAGATATGCACAAACAGGTTGAAGCAAAGCTCAGTAAGtctgtaaatttataaatacttaTGCTTTAAAGTACATATGTTTACAATAGTAACAGGTACTAATATGTACATTTGCGTAATTATTCAACAAAATCAACTATTTGAATAGTACTACcaaattaatttaaacatttaCTTCTTAATTACAACATTTTCAGGAGTAACTACAGTTACAACCAAAAGTAAGTATATCAATGAACTAGATATTATCGGCTATGAATTCCTAAAACGTTTACGGTCAGTTTCATAtcttttcgtccctctttcatcgACATTGCATGTCTAAGAGTAAATATACACTGTGAGTTTACGTTAACAAATCAATGcaagaaaaaaagtaaacggttctaaaatatacatgtaatcaatttttacaaaaaagaaaacatttaataaatacaaCTTAAATTCTTGTAGGTTTACCAACAGATATAACAACAGACGGTAAGTATAATGAAAGAACACGTATATTAAGACACATAAGTATGGTAAACATAATATACGTATGAACCTATAATATACGTACGACGATTGATGAACACATGTATGGTGAAAATATGATGCATATGACGATTTATTCGGCCATGTATGGTGAACATATACTTCGTATGCTGATTTATGCACCAATATATTGAACCTGTAATGCGTATGACGatatatttaaatacaaacagacacaatGAACAAGTATGTGCGtatgaaaatttatacacacAAGTACAGTGAACAAGAAACGCTCATGACGACTAATAATACATACACGTGCACAGAGGCACACAGACATGTTAAGACATACTTCAGTGAGTTTGGAGATATACACAAACAGGTTAAGGCTACGCTCATTAAGTCTGTAAAGTTATAAACACTTATACTTACGAGTACATATGTTCCCAACAGCAAAAggtactaaaagagggacgaaagataccagagggacagtcaaactcgtaaatctaaaataaactgacaacgccatggctaaaactgaaaaggacaaacagacaagcaatagcaaacacgacacaacatagaaaactacagaatatCGTCAACACGAACataccaaaaactaagggtgatatcaggtgctccggaagggtatgcagatcctgcttcacatgtggcacctgtcgtgttgcttatgagataccaaatccggtaaatagtctaattcggtatatTTGTGTAATTATTTAACATTAACAACTATTTGAATAGTATTTCCAAAGTAATTTTAACATTAACTTCTTAATAACAATATTTTCAGGAGTAACTACAGCAACAACCAAAAGTGAGTATATCAATGAACTAGATATTATCGACTATGAGTTCAAAAAACGTTTACGGTTAGTTTCATCGGCATCGCACGTCCAGTAGTGTATATTAGTATATACTGGTAATTATGAGTAATGTACTTATACTTACATTAAAGTTGCAATTTCCCGACTTCGCATGTCAAGTAATAAGCATACACTATGAGTTTACATTAAGACATCATTGcaagaaaaaatatacatgtaatcaatttttacaaaaataagaaaacaagtaataaatacaaattaaattcTTGTAGGTTTACCAACAGAAACAACAACAGATGGTACGTATTGTgacttaaaacatattttaagttCAGTTATTTTAACACATAGGTatgataaacataataaatatatgACGATTCATTAACACATGTATCGTGAACATATAATGAACGTAGGACGATTTACACACCCATGTAAGTGAACATAAAATGCTCATGACGACTTTTACATACGCGGAGGCACACAGGTAAAGAAATACTTCAGTTAGTACAGAGATATATATGAACaggtttacataagactcatcagtgacgctcatatcaaaatatttatacagccaaacgagtacaaagttgaagagcattgaggatccaaaattccaaaaagttgtgccaaatacgactaaggtaatctatgcctgggataagaaaatccttagttttacgaaaaattcaaagttttgttaacaggaaatttataaaaatgaccaaattattgataTCCATgtacaacaccgaaatgttgactactgggctggtgataccctcggggacgaaacgtccaccagcagtggcatcgacccagtggtgtaaatagttatcaaaggtaccaggattataatttagtacgccagacgcgcgtttcgtctacataacgcataagtctgtaaatataaaaatacttatattttaacttaaatacaatattttcaGGTGTAACTACAGTAACAACCGAAAGTAAGTATGTCAATGAACTAGATATTAGCGGCTATGAATTCCAAAAAACGTTTACGGTCAGTTTCATCGGCATCGCACGTCCAGTAGTGTATATTAGTATATACTGGTAATTATGAGTAATGTACTTATACTTACATTAAAGTTGCAATTTCCCGGGAATAAGTAGACCTAGGTGGTATTAAAGTTATCCTCCGAAAATCACCTGTCCTATTCCCAATTAAGTATTATTTGTTTACATGACTATCACTTGGCAAGTACAGTTGATGACAAGCTAACATTCGTCGGATGAACCATCTAACCGATATAGCCAGTGCTTTGGAATGTAGAAAATATCACATTACCAGAGCGACAAATAAATGATGGATTGAAAGTAGGTGACGCCATGATGAAAAATGAGGAAAGGGCAAACATTTACCCCACAACATTACACTGTAAACTAATGATTAAACTACAAGACtatttgttttgaacaataaaatatgtttaaactaactacATGACCTAACCACTTTCTCaatatcaccatcccagtagtcagagCTTCTGTGTTGTCATACATcattgattgtttatttttttctattaaactGTTTATAATTATTCGAAATATTATAGAATGTTGTACCCTAAGCATTGATTGCCTTCTAACAAATGATAGAATAATtaggtcctcgatgctcttcaactttgtagttgctTTGACCTCAACCtatttttattcgagtgtcacttgTGATTCTCGTCAAGACGAAACGCCAGTCTGACataacaaaattataagcctggtttcTCTATTGCAAGTAATATAAATTTCTTacgttgaagttttaaaaaaaacaagcaatcgtaaaaaaaaacacatggtcTAACTTTTAAATTGACGTGTTTGATtaataattcatatttatattatcaaaatcaAAGAACCACATTCGCACTGTTTACATCACAttcaccttagtagcaatataccaacttcacctgcatatgggatttACATTTCCCAACTCGTTCCGTATTCAAGGGATTGCATCTGCGACTCATACTTTAGAAAACGTCACCAAAAAAATCTTAGCAAAAGTTGatgaataaatgcaacagtagtataccgctgttcagaagccataaatcgatttagagaaaacaaattcggtttaaaaaataaaaccgagggaaacacgtcaactataagaggaaaacaacagaacactgaagtgtaacaaacgtcaatgcaacatacatagaaacgacttggtacaggacatttaaaaaaaatgatgaacgagagttatgtcaaagaacttttgttttctttttctatcGGAATACTTTATTGATAGATATTTCGAacatcaacttcacaaataatacataatggtcttgaagtataaataagactatatGGACTGATGTTGTTTAAcctcttaattacgtgttatagtgtttctttttgtctttgtgAATTATTGCATTTACTGCCCATTTAGTCCATTTTTGGTAATATCCCTTTGAGGGCGTGGCTCGCTgcttatacatcctgtcattgtcTTATTATGCTATGGTCTATTTTTAAAGTATTGTATCTCATTTTtacttatgtgctttgtctatatgccattttgtttttcttttcaatttgtttgtttttatagtaattgaGTTTAATTCTCAATGTTTACCACTGCACCCCTAGAATTGAAAATTTTGACCTATTATGTCcgattgttttgttcacaaatgtttttctttacaaattgttggcaatataatgaaatgttataCGTCTGTCATACAACATTTaactttcgttttcaacattcaacattcgttaataaaaattcttgtttttttcacacattgttgtcaatataatatagTTATCGCAAGATATACTCATAAAAAGCCAGTATAAAACAAGATCTACCCATCAATAATTTAACAGCTACAACACCAGGTTATAACcctccattttctacacaagTAAATGCATGTACGAAGttaggaaaatgacagttgttttccatcgTTGATGTTTTCGTGCTTTGATTTTGCCTTTCGACAAGTTTCCGTTTTGAtgtttccttggagttcggtattgcCTTGGTTGTTTCGTGGTATCTTATTTGCTTCAGTTGCGACAGGACAAGTGCTCGATACCAGGTTAAACTAGCCAAAAACTTTTAAATTAGTATTTGCTGCTCCTCTTTTAATTAGCATTAAATAGGGGTAACAACATGCTAATCGGCTCGTACTCATGTTTCTGGTTCGCCTAGCAAGTTGATCTTGCCCTAAGCCATGTAAACTAGAACTATCAGATGAGCACGTTAGTGTCACTAATGAGAGTAATATTAGTTTATCGGCGTGAAACATCAGTTCAtcaataaaatgatattttgCAAAAACGTTCTTTCGATGAACTAATTtactatgtttatttttttcattgtagtGTTCAGTAATCAGACATCGTGTGAATGTCCATGCAGCAATACATTAAGTGAACATACACCATTGAATAGAAGTGATATTAATGAATGGattaaaaacataacaaacacaTTGACTTTAGATAAGAAACAGCTTTCCTCATTCACTAGACGGTTAATCAGTGCCAATGATTCTAGATCGTCATCCAGAGCAATGGGTGCGGTTGGTGGAATTGTGTTAGCAATCTTAGTCATATCGGTAACAGCTGGCGACATGTACACTCTTGTatcttattttaaaaagcttGCCTTCAAAAGGAAGTCAGACAAAATGacttaaaataaatgtagaaGACAAATGAAGCAATTTACATGATGAATTTTCAAATGTCAATGAATTACATGAATGATGAATACACCGCGACCTACTTTTCTATGGAACATTGGTTCTATTTGTTTGTCTGTGATATATTTTAAAACAGTTTTGCCCGGACCCCATTTATTGATACATTAACCTTATCAAGTTCTGTTCAGGTTGCTCACTAAATTTTTTTGTCTATAGGTtcagctaactataaaaccagatttaacccaCCACTTTCTTCTgaaaaaatacctgtaccaagttatATAATATGACAGTTTTATTCTATTTGGTTCATTGGTTGATAAAATCTAATGTTTGATtatgtcagtttttatggacttcctTTTGAGTTCAAATTTTTGTTGTACTAATTTGTTtacctttaatatatatatatatgtctaggCAACACATAAGTTAAAGGCTTATTTACATATTAGTTTAATCACAGATATAATAGCCATCATTGGCTTTTCTATATATTAGGTTTAATGTATATGTGCTTTTAAtcagtctctcataattcttttcaTGGTGGCTTATGTATAGGCTGTTTATctgttatatacatgatatatgtctatgtttcaaaaaatggaaaacaacacgttttataatttattgcgtccgaagcgcttttctggatttaacttcatcaggaacgctcaaagccaaacatttgaaatccgaagatgtataagtaccgaaaatcgttgaagagctttatgtcaaaaatacttaaaataaatagccaaattcatctaaagccaactttgcctgagggagttggaACCCTAGTTtcgtaataatttcaaaatttataaacagacaattttagtaaagtttgttaaatcatgtcagtaccgaatcactgactactgagctgatgataccctcggggactgatagtccaccagcagaggtatcgacccagtgatgtaaaaaatggaaaacaacacgttttataatttattgcgtccgaagcgcttttctggatttaccttcatcaggaacgctcaaagccaaacatttgaaatccgaagatgtataagtaccgaaaatcgttgaagagctttatgtcaaaaatacctaaaataaatagccaaattcatctaaagccaactttgcctgagggagttgaaaccttagtttcgtaataatttcaaaatttataaacagacaattttagtaaagtttgttaaatcatgtcagtaccgaagcactgactactgagctgatgataccctcggggactgatagtccaccagcagaggtatcgacccagtgaggTGATGCTTTTATCAATCATTCGTTTTGTCTTGTTGTACAAGCCTTAAACATTTTATGACAAAACACTTAATGGTATTAAAACTTTTATTTGCTTTACGTGTATCTAACTCtaaatctccttattttatagAAGGTagtaagaaaacataaaaaataatatttattaaacaaaatgtaATAAGATGTATTTATCCTT from Mytilus galloprovincialis chromosome 2, xbMytGall1.hap1.1, whole genome shotgun sequence encodes:
- the LOC143062604 gene encoding uncharacterized protein LOC143062604; this encodes MEIINITAGVGFGHNLTLHIVDDSVTWYTAKEACQSEISGSDFSMCGYDCSVYTALKLDRLNWLTDQLVWIGRIKERDDKVYKSNKCKEDLSLTSIVNQIAGIEGQTKCIVLNTSFPTYSSGVFGIDDCHNKHPYLCYHKKSVSSAVRYNNVSLLFNSATYFETVDLPDETECDKQCQYWYRCVGFLFNLQNNSCQKIIDSSENFDALPVFNVYDDPDSFNFFEVKSGKRAFLEILQIANSRSNETSTVFSCIPTETTTDGVTTVTTKSLPTDITTDGVTTATTKSLPTETTTDGVTTVTTEMFSNQTSCECPCSNTLSEHTPLNRSDINEWIKNITNTLTLDKKQLSSFTRRLISANDSRSSSRAMGAVGGIVLAILVISVTAGDMYTLVSYFKKLAFKRKSDKMT